A genomic stretch from Coffea arabica cultivar ET-39 chromosome 10c, Coffea Arabica ET-39 HiFi, whole genome shotgun sequence includes:
- the LOC113715016 gene encoding protein GRAVITROPIC IN THE LIGHT 1-like — CLIGAYRENFQNPRVKLSPDAQFYYVNRKMFQGFDHETFHMDSSLSSLIHPDQHRRDCFTQYRDMKAMDPIELLGILPTCSFGNFCFKKYLAIVHPKMEESLFGDLEQRRLVLAGNHPRSQFYGEFLGLAKAVWLLHLLAFSMDPPSSHFEATKGADFHPQYMDSVVRVPGGGRTGGGVPQVVGFPVSLGFKLGSGSLIKAGVYLVPKYYLT, encoded by the coding sequence TGCTTAATTGGGGCTTATAGAGAAAATTTCCAGAACCCGCGAGTTAAATTGAGTCCAGATGCTCAATTTTACTATGTTAACCGGAAAATGTTTCAGGGGTTCGACCACGAGACCTTTCACATGGACAGCAGCCTCTCCTCATTGATTCATCCCGATCAGCACCGTCGCGATTGCTTCACTCAGTACCGCGACATGAAAGCCATGGATCCAATTGAACTGTTAGGGATACTTCCAACTTGCAGCTTCGGGAACTTCTGTTTCAAGAAGTATTTGGCAATTGTTcatcctaaaatggaggagtCGTTATTCGGGGACTTGGAGCAGCGCCGCCTAGTTTTGGCCGGAAACCACCCCAGGAGTCAATTTTATGGGGAGTTTTTGGGCCTTGCTAAGGCAGTTTGGCTGCTACATTTGCTGGCATTTTCGATGGACCCACCGTCTAGTCATTTTGAGGCGACTAAGGGAGCTGATTTCCATCCGCAGTATATGGACAGTGTGGTGAGGGTTCCTGGTGGTGGACGAACGGGTGGTGGCGTGCCTCAGGTGGTGGGCTTTCCGGTGAGTCTTGGGTTTAAGCTTGGAAGTGGGTCGCTAATTAAAGCTGGGGTATACCTTGTTCCCAAGTACTATTTAACCTAG
- the LOC113713215 gene encoding transcription termination factor MTERF8, chloroplastic, whose amino-acid sequence MFAQIFRRLRINGGTSACTRVVLFSEPLPHYTTRAAAVPEHQKNRFLEEYLVNSLGFSKEEAFSASKKVSLKTFRKDPNLVIHFLVKQGFSKSQIKSIVSVLPGLLYYQPDKTLEPKLQFFRDLGLSGSEIVRLFMFQKHLFKSGLDFFRTRLAYVRILLGTDEKKVTRAVKRCSSLLRYDASEKVAAAAALLKNYGFSDKNVANFALRIPRRIFILEPENFEEMSCVVENDFGIPRGSPMFYYGFEVVSTIAKSTIDRKFDILRSFGWSDADVRTIDGKHPLRLRLSESKIREALNFFMKELGYTSNYLAYRPALITLCLEKRVKPRNEVVKVLNEKKLSKRSWNLYSFVTLPESKFVKDFLLPYKEEIPDVYRSYMEVVGGSKVQKV is encoded by the coding sequence ATGTTTGCTCAGATTTTTAGAAGGCTTCGCATCAATGGCGGCACGAGCGCCTGCACCAGGGTGGTTCTCTTCTCCGAGCCTCTGCCTCACTACACAACTAGAGCAGCAGCCGTCCCAGAACACCAGAAAAACCGTTTCTTGGAAGAATACCTCGTAAACTCACTTGGCTTCTCAAAAGAAGAAGCTTTTTCCGCTTCAAAAAAGGTATCTCTTAAAACCTTCAGAAAAGACCCAAATTTAGTCATTCATTTCTTGGTTAAGCAGGGTTTTAGCAAATCCCAGATCAAAAGCATTGTTTCCGTACTTCCCGGGTTACTCTATTATCAGCCGGACAAAACACTTGAACCCAAGCTCCAGTTTTTCCGGGATCTTGGTTTATCCGGGTCGGAAATTGTCAGGCTTTTTATGTTTCAAAAACATCTTTTCAAGTCAGGGTTGGATTTTTTCAGAACCCGACTTGCTTATGTTAGGATTTTGTTAGGCACCGATGAGAAGAAAGTAACCAGAGCTGTGAAGAGATGTTCTTCGCTGCTTCGTTATGATGCATCTGAAAAAGTGGCTGCGGCTGCTGCTTTGTTGAAGAATTATGGCTTTTCGGATAAGAATGTTGCTAACTTTGCTCTTAGGATTCCTAGGCGCATTTTTATACtagaacctgaaaattttgaGGAAATGTCGTGCGTGGTGGAAAATGATTTTGGGATTCCTCGTGGATCGCCCATGTTTTACTACGGCTTTGAAGTCGTTAGTACGATTGCCAAGTCCACCATTGACAGGAAATTTGACATTTTAAGAAGTTTTGGCTGGTCTGATGCTGATGTACGAACAATTGATGGCAAGCATCCTCTTCGTTTACGGTTGTCAGAGTCTAAAATTAGGGAAGCTTTGAATTTTTTCATGAAGGAACTGGGATATACCTCTAATTACTTGGCTTACCGCCCTGCGTTAATTACACTATGTTTGGAGAAAAGGGTCAAACCGAGGAATGAAGTTGTCAAAGTTCTGAATGAAAAGAAGTTGAGTAAGAGGAGTTGGAATCTGTATTCATTTGTGACCTTACCTGAATCCAAATTTGTCAAGGATTTTCTTCTGCCTTACAAGGAGGAGATACCAGATGTATACCGATCATACATGGAGGTTGTTGGAGGATCCAAAGTTCAAAAAGTTTGA
- the LOC113713213 gene encoding uncharacterized protein: MKKEFSLIVNFFQDLGFSKTQIKSLLLVDPHLLFNDLDRTLKPKIRFLQDLGLSGSDLVKVLMGNKTLLGRGLDSHIKPQLEFLRNLFGSDDKVVLALKRCSYLLGYYAPRKMAGIILLLQKLGFSNDQITKLIIQNPRGTLWLNPDKIELVFDKVENYLGIPRGTPMFFHGFTVMSSIKQSTIDMKWGVLRSFGWSDADIHNLMRNLPYTLKVSEAKMRKSLDLFMNDLGYSPAYLASRPKIFSLSLEDLIKPRVEVMKILSEKKLKKRNASLYSVASYSESRFIKVYLLRYKDEIPDVYESYITRHLKKKIENF, from the coding sequence ATGAAAAAAGAATTCAGTTTAATTGTCAATTTCTTCCAAGATTTGGGCTTCAGCAAAACCCAGATCAAAAGTCTTCTTTTGGTAGACCCCCATTTACTATTCAATGATCTGGACAGAACCCTTAAACCCAAAATCCGGTTCCTCCAAGATTTAGGGCTATCCGGATCGGACCTAGTCAAGGTTCTTATGGGTAACAAAACCCTTTTAGGGAGGGGTTTAGATTCTCACATCAAACCCCAGCTTGAATTCTTGAGGAATTTGTTTGGCAGTGATGATAAAGTAGTTTTGGCTTTGAAAAGATGTTCTTATTTGCTTGGCTATTATGCGCCCAGGAAAATGGCTGGAATTattcttttgttgcagaaactTGGCTTTTCCAATGACCAGATCACCAAGCTTATTATTCAAAATCCGAGGGGAACTCTGTGGTTAAACCCTGACAAGATTGAGTTAGTATTCGATAAAGTGGAGAACTATCTTGGCATACCACGAGGGACGCCCATGTTCTTCCATGGATTTACAGTCATGTCTTCGATTAAACAGTCGACTATCGATATGAAATGGGGAGTTTTGAGGAGTTTTGGTTGGTCTGATGCGGATATACATAACCTAATGAGAAATCTACCTTATACTTTAAAAGTGTCAGAGGCTAAAATGAGGAAAAGTTTAGATTTATTCATGAATGACCTTGGCTATAGTCCTGCTTACCTAGCTTCCCGGCCTAAGATTTTTTCTCTGAGTTTGGAAGATCTCATAAAGCCAAGAGTTGAGGTTATGAAAATTCTGAGTGAGAAAAAGCTGAAAAAGAGAAATGCAAGCCTGTATTCTGTCGCGAGCTACTCAGAATCAAGATTTATCAAGGTTTATCTTCTGCGCTACAAGGATGAGATACCTGACGTCTATGAATCGTACATCACAAGACAtctgaagaaaaaaattgagaactTTTAA
- the LOC113715017 gene encoding transcription termination factor MTERF8, chloroplastic-like — MLARISKLRNNGGERNLFCKYFLNYSTNLAAVQPQNHLFIGCLERSLGFSREEAISAAGKVQCSKLYKKDIDLFISYFENLGLDKTQMKTIASSDPKFLLTNVEKTLKPKIRVLEELGLSRSDLVKVIIGCRSVFGRGLDSFIRPRIEYLRQLLGSDKGVVLAIKRFPRLLDFYAETRIQANVVLLKKFGWRDEQIAKFISRNPRRVFIQKPDWVEDVLQRIENDYGIPRESPMFYYAVDVISLLGKENIERKLEILRSFGWSDADIWRMFRSLPVTFNMSVDRARKSLDFFMNELGYDSGYLASHPKLFSVSLDRRVKRRNEVLKILNERKLIKRKTSLHSIVCLPELKFVKRYLLPHKDEIPDVYGSYIEMLEDRKFEKL, encoded by the coding sequence ATGCTTGCCCGCATTTCCAAGCTTCGCAACAATGGCGGCGAGCGGAATTTGTTCTGCAAATATTTCCTTAACTACTCAACAAATTTGGCAGCCGTGCAACCTCAGAATCATCTCTTCATCGGCTGCCTCGAACGCTCACTTGGGTTCTCCAGAGAAGAAGCCATCTCCGCCGCCGGAAAGGTACAATgctccaaattatacaagaaagACATCGATTTGTTCAtcagttattttgaaaatttgggttTAGATAAAACCCAGATGAAAACCATCGCTTCCTCAGATCCCAAATTCTTGTTAACCAATGTGGAGAAGACCCTGAAACCCAAAATCAGGGTTCTGGAAGAACTTGGCCTATCTAGGTCGGACCTGGTCAAGGTTATAATAGGCTGTAGATCTGTCTTCGGTAGAGGGTTGGACTCTTTTATTAGACCTCGGATTGAATATCTTAGGCAATTGCTGGGTAGTGATAAGGGAGTTGTTTTAGCTATAAAGAGATTTCCTAGGTTGCTTGATTTTTATGCAGAGACTCGAATCCAAGCCAATGTAGTATTGTTGAAGAAGTTTGGTTGGAGGGATGAGCAAATTGCCAAGTTCATCAGTAGGAATCCCAGGCGGGTTTTCATACAGAAACCTGATTGGGTTGAGGATGTATTGCAGAGGATTGAGAATGATTATGGGATTCCTCGCGAATCCCCCATGTTTTATTATGCAGTTGACGTGATCTCTTTGCTTGGTAAGGAGAATATCGAGAGAAAGttggaaattttgagaagttttgGATGGTCGGATGCGGATATATGGAGAATGTTTAGGTCTCTACCTGTAACTTTTAACATGTCAGTGGATCGAGCGAGAAAAAGTTTGGATTTTTTCATGAACGAGCTTGGTTATGATTCTGGTTACTTGGCTTCTCACCCTAAGCTTTTCTCTGTGAGTTTGGATAGAAGGGTTAAGCGTAGGAATGAAGTTTTGAAAATCCTGAACGAAAGGAAGTTGATCAAGAGAAAGACGTCACTTCATTCCATTGTCTGCTTACCAGAGTTGAAATTTGTCAAGCGTTATCTTCTGCCTCACAAGGATGAGATACCTGATGTCTATGGATCATATATCGAGATGTTAGAAGATAGGAAATTTGAGAAACTTTGA